In the Agrococcus beijingensis genome, TGATGGTCACCCACGCGAAAAACGGCAAAGGCATCGTCTACCCATACTTCATCTGCGCAGGCCGGCACTCCAAGCGCACGAACTGTGTCCGCCAGGCCATGCCGATCGAGCACATCGAACGACAGGTCGAGGACTACTACCGGCGCGTGCAGATACCCGAGCACATCGTCACCGCGCTGCGGCACATGCTCGTGCGCCAGTTCGATGACCTCCACGCCGCGAACAAAGCAGAACGGCACACCCACGCCGTCGAGCGCGACTGGCTCCGTGACGAACGCCGCAGCCTGCTCCACGCCCACCACGCCGGAGCCGTCCCGCTGGACCTCCTCAAAGAAGAACAAGACCGCATCGCACGCCGGCTCGCGTTCCTCGACGCGCAGATCGATGCAGGGCAGATCGAGTACGATCAGGCCAAAGCACACCTCGAAGACTGCCTCGCTCTGGCCGGTGACATGCACGCGATCTACATGAGCATCGATGACTCACTCCGGCGCATCTGCAACCAAGCGTTCTTCGAGCGCATCCATGTCTACGAGGTCGAGAACGCCGATCGGGTGGAAACGGAGCCGGGTGAGCCGTTCGACACGCTGCTCGATCCGGCAGTCCACGCGGCAGCGCTGGCCTATGAGGCCAGCGTGCGCGCGGGGAAGGATGTCAAACCTGCGGATGTCGCATGTTTGAACATCGACACTTGGGTGGGCCCGGTGGGGCTCGAACCCACGACCAGCGGATTAAAAGTCCGACGCTCTACCGACTGAGCTACAGGCCCGTGCGACAAGCGTAACCTCGCGAACGGGGGTCATCCTCCAGACGGACTCCGGGAACCCGCCCTGTTGCCGAGGCCGCGCATCCGCCAATGTGGGGTCGTCCCTCCCCGCTGACAGGAACCCGCATGACCGCTGACACCCCCGCGCGCACCACCGAGCCGTCGACTGAGGCGGTCATCGGGGCTCCCACGGGGGCGGCGGTCGGCGAGGTCGAGCAGCAGCGGCTGCTGACCACCACCGACCCGCGCACCGGCCTCAGCGACGCCGAGGTGGCGGCGCGGGTCGCCGACGGCCGCGTCAACCGCATCCCGGGCGCGAGCAGCCGGTCGCTGTGGTCGATCCTGCAGGCCAACCTCTTCACCCTCTTCAACCTGGTGATCGCGGTCTGCACGGTGGTGCTGCTCGTCCTCGGCCGCTGGCAGGATGCGCTGTTCTCGTTCGCGGCCATCTCGAACGTCGTGATCGGCGTGGTGCAGGAGTACAGCGCGAAGCGCAAGCTCGATCGGCTCGCGCTGCTGCACGTGTCGCGCTCGACGGTGCTGCGCGAGGGCGAGCAGCGCGACATCGCCATGGAGCAGCTCGTGCAGGACGACATCCTGCTGCTGCGCCGCGGCGACCAGGTGCCCGCCGACGGCGTGATCGTCGAGAGCACGGGGGTCGACCTCGACGAGTCGCTGCTGACGGGGGAGTCGGAGCCGCAGCTGAAGCACGTCGGCGACGGCGTGCTGTCGGGCTCGGCGGTCTCGTCGGGCTCGGCGTCGGTGCAGCTCACGAGCGTCGGCGGCGACTCGTTCGCGGCTCGGCTCACCGCCGAGGCGCGTCGCTTCTCGCTCGTGCACTCCGAGCTGCGCAGCGCCCTCGACCGGGTCGTGCGCTGGATCTCGCTCGCGCTCATCCCGCTCATCGCGATCGTGCTGAACGGCCAGATGCAGGCGCGCGGCGGCTGGCAGGCGGCCATCGAGACGGGCGCCTGGGAGGAGGCGGTCGTGCTCGCGGTCGCCGCGATCTCGGCGTCGGTGCCGCAGGGCCTCATCCTGATGACCTCGATCGCGTTCGCGGTCGCCGCCGTCAAGCTCGCGCGCAGCCAGGTGCTCGTGCAGGAGCTCGCCGCCGTCGAGGGCCTCGCCCGCGTCGACGTCATCTGCCTCGACAAGACCGGCACGCTCACCGAGGGCGACATCGAGCTGCTCGACGCCACGCCCGTCGATGCCGACGGGGTGGTGGCGGATGCGGTGCGCGCCGACGCGCTGCACCTCCAGTCGGGCGCATGGCTGGCGGCGCTCGGCTGGTTCGGGCACGACCCGAACGCCAACCCCACCGCGCTGGCCGTGCGGCCCCACGTCGCCGATCCATCGATCGGCGACCCGGCGCTGCGCACCAGCTCCCAGATCGGCTTCTCCTCCGCCCGCCGCCTCAGCGCGGTGGCGTTCGCCGACGGCGCGCTGCGCGGCACCTGGATCCTCGGCGCGCCCGAGTCGCTGGTCACCGAGGAGGCCGCGCACGCGGCGGTGGTCGAGCGCGCGCTCGAGACCGCCGCGATGGGGCGCCGAGCCCTCGTGCTCGCGCACGCACCGCATCCGCTCTCTCCTGCAGAGGCCGAGCGGCTCGAGCTGCCGGAGGCGCGACCGGTGGCGGTGCTGGGCTTCGGCGAGCACGTGCGCGACGACGCGGCCGAGACGCTCGACTACTTCCGCGACCAGGGCGTGGAGGTGCGCATCATCTCGGGCGACCACCCGCGCACGGTCGGCGCCGTCGCCCGCCAGGTGGGCATGCCGCTCGTCGGCGACGCCTTCGACGCGCGGCACCTGCCGAGCGATCCGGAGGCGCTCGCGACGGTGCTCGTCGACCACCACGTGCTCGCCCGCGTCACGCCCGGCCAGAAGCGCGGCATCGTCGAGTCGCTGCAGGCGCTCGGCCACACGGTCGCGATGACCGGCGACGGCGTCAACGACGCGCTGGCGCTGAAGACCGCCGACCTGGGCATCGCGATGGGGGAGGGCGCCGCCGCGACGAAGGCGGTCGCGCGGCTGGTGCTGCTCGACGGCCGCTTCTCGCACCTGCCGCGGGTGGTCGACGAGGGGCGGCAGGTGATCGCGAACATCGAGCGGGTCTCGCGCATCTTCCTGACGAAGACCACCTACGCGTTCACGATGGCGCTGCTGTTCGGCGTGCTGCTGCTGCAGTACCCGTTCCTGCCGCGCCAGCTGTCGGCCACCGACGGGCTCACCATCGGCATCCCCGCGTTCTTCCTGGCGCTGATGCCTGCCGCCACCCGCTACGTGCCCGGGTTCCTGTTCCGCAGCCTGCGCTTCACGGTGCCCTCGGGCGTCACGGTCGCGGTGGCGATCCTGGCGACCACGATCCTCGGCCGCTCGATGCAGCTCGACGAGCGGCAGGTGCAGACCGCCGCGGTGCTCGCGCTGACGGTCGCCGGCCTGTGGGTCCTGGGCATCGCATGCCGCCCCTTCACGCCGGTCCGGGCGCTCATCATCGTGGTGATGGTCGCGGCGCTGATGGTGGCGGTGACGGTGCCGCTCATTCGCGACTTCTTCGAGTTCCAGCTGCCGCCGGCCGACATGATCGGCTGGGCGGTGGGCATCGGCCTGGCCGCGAGCGCGCTGATCGAGGTCTGGCACCGGCTCGCGCCCAAGCTGCCGCCGGCGGTCGTCCGCACCACCTGAGCCGCGATCGGCCGCGCCGCGCACCGCGCGGGTTTGGGATGATGGAGGCCATGGCTGACGACTTCCACCGCCCCACCCGCTTCTCGAACGACTGGTTCGAGCGCGTCGAGGGCGACGTCGACCCGCTGCTGCGCCTGCAGCTGGCGAGCGAGACCGCACAGGCGCTGCTCGCGCGCGTGCGCACCGGCGCCGACCCCGAGGTGGTCGAGCGGCTGCTGCGCCTCGCGAAGGTCGACGGCATAGACACGGTCGCCGAGCTCTGGTCGCACGCGCGCCCCCACTCGCTGCCCGGCGCGCTCTGGCGGGTGCACCTGCTGCACGCGCTCGTGTCGCAGCGCGCCGACGAGGCGGCGCTGCTGTACCAGCGGGGGGCGGATGCGCTCCACACGGCGGCACCGGTGGTCGCGGGAGTGCCGGCGCCGGCGAGCCCCGCTGAGCTGCGGGCGCTCACCGAGACGATCCTGCGCGGGGTCTTCGCGGGCGACTTCGCGCTCGCCCTCGAGCGCGCCGCCGCCTTCGCGGTGGTGACGGCGGCGGGCGCGGTGGAGGCCGCGCACCTGGACGAGGCGACGCATCCGGAGCGCGCCATCGATCGCACGCGGCTCGCGGCCTCGCTGACCGACATCGCCGGAGACCTGACGGTGTGCGCGCGGATGTGGCGCTCGGACAGCCTGGACTGACGGCGGGTTCCGCGCGCCGGCGGGCGCCGCGCCGTAGGCTCACAGCGGCCGGTGTGCTGTCCCGGCGTCGCTGAACAAGGAGATCCGCCATGGCCCGCCGCCCGCTCGCAGCCCTGCTCGTCGCCGGAGTCGGTGCTCTGACGCTCTCCGGCTGCCTGATCCTGCCGCCGCCGATCCCCGAGGCGCCCGTGCTGCCGACCGCCGCACCGCTCGAGCCGACCGTCGAGCCGCTCGACCCCAGCGAGTCGGGCGAGGCCGACCCGGGGCAGCCCGTCGACGACCTGGCACCCACCGCCGGCTTCGGCGAGCCGGTCACGATCGACGACGGCGCGGGCGACGCCTGGACGGTGACCGTGACGCAGCTCGAGCCCGACCCGCCGCTGCAGGGCGGTGGCGCCGAGCCCGGCACGCGCATCGTCGCCGTGGTGCTCGATGCCCAGCGCGTGGAGGGCGACTTCGCGTTCCTCGACCTGTTCGAGATCTTCGTGGTCGGCAGCGACGGCGTGGCGTACGACTACTTCGACACCATCACCGAGATCACGCCCGAGAACGACGTCTACCTCGAGGAGGGCGACAGCTTCACGGGTGCCCGCGCGGCGGTGCAGCTGCCCGAGGGCGTCGACCCCACCCACGTGGTGGTGCGCTCGTACTACGGCAGCCCGGAGGTCGCCGACACGGTCATCGCCGTCCAGTAGCGACGCGGCCGGCACGCTGGCCCGGCATCCTGGCCCGGCATGCTGGCCGCAGCGTGGAACGCCCGGCCCCGGCCGGGCGTTCCCGCGTTCGCGGGGAGCGCATCCGCCGTAGTGCCTCACGTCAAGATGCTCGCGAACGTTGATCGCGTGCCTCATCTGGTTTTGCTCGCGAAACGGTCTTGTTGAGGACGTCGGTCTTGGCGGCGGCGAGGTGGATGAGGCGGGTCTGGATNCACCGACACCGCCGCCGCCGTGACGGGCGCTGCCCGGTCGGCCGACGCATCCGCCACCGATGCCGGCGCGCCCGACACCGGCTCGGCGACCGGCCTGCTGCGCGCCGTCGGCGCCGCGACCCTCGTCGCGGGCCTGCGCTACGGCGAGAACAGCCACCAGCAGGCGGGCCTCTTCGCGCTGCCCGGCGGCACGGGCATCACGCAGGCCGAGCTGCTGCACGGCAAGCCGATGTCCTTCAACAACTACGTCGACGCCGACGCGGCCCTCCGCGCCGCCTTCGACTTCAGCGAGCCGGCCGTCGCGATCATCAAGCACGCGAACCCCTGCGGCATCGCAATCGCGGCGCCGAACGCCGCCGATCCGATCGCCTCGGCGCACGAGCGGGCGCACGCGTGCGACCCGGTCTCGGCGTTCGGCGGCGTGATCGCCGCGAACCGCGTCGTCACCCGCGCGATGGCCGAGACGGTGAAGGACATCTTCACCGAGGTCGTCGTCGCGCCCGACTTCGAGCCCGAGGCGCTCGAGCTGCTGACGGCCAAGAAGAACATCCGCCTGCTGCGCCTGCCCGCCGGCTATGCCCGCGAGGGCAGCGAGCTGCGGCAGGTCTCGGGCGGCGTGCTCGTGCAGCAGCCCGACACCTTCGAGGGCTTCTCGTCGCACACCTGGCGCCGCGTGACGGGCTCGCACGTGTCGGATGCGGTGCTCACCGACCTCGAGTTCGCCTGGCGGGCCGTGCGGTCGGTGAAGTCGAACGCGATCCTGCTGGCCTCGGGCGGCGCCTCGGTGGGCGTCGGCATGGGGCAGGTCAACCGGGTCGACTCGTGCAAGCTGGCCGTCGAGCGCGCGGGCGACCGCGCCGCCGGCTCGGTCGCCGCCTCGGATGCGTTCTTCCCCTTCGCCGACGGCCTGCAGATCCTGCTCGACGCGGGCGTCTCCGCGGTCGTGCAGCCGGGCGGGTCGGTGCGCGACGAGGAGGTCATCGCCGCCGCGAACGCCGCCGGCATCACGATGTACTTCACGGGCGAGCGCCACTTCGCGCACTGAGCCGGCTGGGCGGCCCGCCCACCCCGAACACAACGCAAGCCCAGCAGCCGAGATCAGCGGCGAATCCTGGCGCAGTGCCTGGAGCACCGCTGGTCGGGCTGCTTCGGCTTGCGTTGTGCATCGGTGGTCTCGGCGGCGGCGGCGGCGGCGGCGGGGCGGCGGTACGGTCACTGCGTGAGCGCGGCGACCATCGACGACGTGCGGCGTGCCCGCCGCATCCTCTGCTTCGGCGCGACCGGCTCGGGCAAGTCGACGATGGCGCAGGCGCTGGGGGAGCGGCTGCGGCTGCCGGTCACGCTCGTCGACGACCTCTGCTGGGATCCCGGCTGGGTGCAGCGCACCCGCGAGCAGATCGACGCGAGCGTGCTCCCCGTGCTCGACCGCGAGGCGTTCGTGATCGACTCGGTCTACCGCTTCCACAACGAGCATGCGCTCGCGCGTGTCGACGCGATCGTCGCCCTCGACTACGACCGGCACGTCTCCCTGACGCGACTCGTGCGCCGAACGGCACGACGCATCCGCACCCGTGAACCCGTCTGCAACGGCAACGTCGAGACGCTCCGGCTCGCGCTCGCGCCCGACTCGGTGATCTTCTGGCACTTCCGCTCGTGGCGCTCGAAGCGCGAGCGGATGCGTCGGTGGCACGCGGATGCGTCGGCCCCGCCCGTGCTCCTCCTGTCGCGTCCCGCCGAGGCCGAGGCCCTCCTGGCGCGGCTCTGACGGCCGGTCCGAGGGGACTGATTGGGAGATGCCGATCAGGGGGCGTAGTGCCTCATGTCAAGATGCTCGCGAACGTTGATCGCGTGCCTCATTTGGTTTTGCTCGCGAAACGGTCTGGTTGAGGATGTCGGTCTTGGCGGCGGCGAGGTGGATGAGGCGGGTCTGGATGTCGACGATGCGGCGGGTCAGCTCGGCCGGGTTGGTCGCGTCGAAGATCGCCTCGAGCTCGGCCTGCTTCTGGTCGCTGAGAACGCCGCTGTCGATCACGCGCTGGTACGGGGTGCGGGGCTTGTCGTAGACGCGCGTGGCCTTGCCGTTGCGGTTGACGCGCCAGCCGGTCGCTTTGGTGGTGGCGGTGAACATGTTGAACCGGATCCGGACCAGGTCGTAGAGCTCGTTCAGCAGCCGCAGCTCCATCGCCGTNTTTGAGCTCGGCGCGTTTCTGGTCGGTCAGGACGCCGCTGTCGATCACGCGCTGATATGGGGTCCGGGGCGCGTCGTAGACACGCGTGGCCTTGCCGTTGCGGTGCACGCGCCAGCCGGTCGCGTTGGTGGTGGCGGGGAACATGTTGAACCGGATCCGCACCAGGTCGTAGAGCTCGTTCAGCAGCCGCAGCTCCATCGCCGTGTCGTAGCGGTAGTGGAACGCGAACCGGCGGACGACGTCGCCGTTCTTCTGCTCCACGTGCGCGTTGTCGTTCGAGTGGTAGGGGCGGGCGCGGGTGAAGAACAGGTCTCGCTCGCCGGCCCAGTTGATCAGCGCGTCGTTGATGAACTCGCCGCCGTTGTCGGTGTCGATGCCGGTGAGCGGGAACGGCAGGCGCTGCTCGATCAGCGGCATCGCTTCGAGCACCCATCGGTGCGCGCCGTTGCGCAGCGCCCGGTTCTCGGTCCAGCCGGTGGCGACGCTGGTGACCGTCAACGAGCGGCAGAACTCGCCCTTGAGCGTCGGCCCGCAATGCAGCACCAGATCCAGCTCGCAGAAGCCGGGATCCTGCTCGTGCTCGTCGCCGGCCTTGCGGACCTGGATCGAGTTGCGCAGCAGCGGTCCGGGCTTGGTGCCCGAGATGCCGGTCAGCCGCATCCCGTCGCGGGTGGGCTTCAGCAGCCGGTCGATCGTCGCGCCCGAGACCGCCAGCAGCTGCGCACGGGTGTGATCGTCGAGCCGCTGCGTGTCCTCGCCGAACTCGTGGTGCTGCTCGAGCTTCGGCAGCCACAGCGGCATCGTCACGGCCAGATACTTGCCGGCGGGCTGGCCCGCGAGCATCCAGACACGGATCAGCAGCCGCAACGTGTCGTAGCCGTACGTGCGCGGCCGCGGCGCACGTTGCACGGCCCGCTGCGGCCCCTTCCGCGCCATCGCCGCGTGCACCTGCCGCGCGAATGGCTCATCGCGGCTTGACAGCAATAGGAGCATCATGGCCTGTCGCCGTTGCGACGACTGTAGGTGGGGCCACCATCACGCGATCCCGTCGCCGCGAGTGCTCTGGTGCGCCGCGCAGACTCGGCCTAGCGTGGTCGCCATGTGCAGGAACATCACCGAGCTGCGCGGCCTCGAGCCCGCCGCGAACGACGACGAGGTCGAGGCCGCCGCCCGACAGTACGTGCGCAAGGTCTCGGGCATCACGCATCCGACCGATCGCACCCGGGACGCCTTCGAGCGCGCGGTCGCCGAGGTCGCCCACATCACGCAGCACCTCCTGGCCGACCTGCCCGACCGGCGGCAGCCGCCCAAGACCGTGCCGCCGCTGCGTCGGCCCGAGGTGCAGGCGCGCATCGCCGCCCGCGAGGCTGCGAAGGCGAGCGCCGCGTAGTCAGTCGGCCAGCTGCCGCCTGATCTCGTCCATCACCCGCATGATGGCGACGGTCTCGTCGAGCGGCATGAGGGGGCTCTCGAGCTCGCCGGCGGCGATGCAGCGCTCCACCTCGATCGCCTGGAACTGCATGCCCCGACCGGCGATCTCCGGCACGAAGCTCTCCTTCTCGAGTGTCGCGCTGCGGCGGGTGAAGCCTGTCCACACATAGAAGGCCGGATCGAGCTCGATGACGCCCTGCGTGCCCGCGATGGTGGCACGGTTCGAACCGAGCGTCTCCATCGAGAACGTGACCGTCGACATCCGTCCGCCCTCATGGGTCAGCATGGCGGCGCCCCGATGGTCGACGCCCGCCGCGTCGACCACGCCGGCGGCGCGCACGCGCGTGACCGGTCCGAGCAGCGCGTGGGCGAGCGAGACGCAGTAGA is a window encoding:
- a CDS encoding HAD-IC family P-type ATPase: MTADTPARTTEPSTEAVIGAPTGAAVGEVEQQRLLTTTDPRTGLSDAEVAARVADGRVNRIPGASSRSLWSILQANLFTLFNLVIAVCTVVLLVLGRWQDALFSFAAISNVVIGVVQEYSAKRKLDRLALLHVSRSTVLREGEQRDIAMEQLVQDDILLLRRGDQVPADGVIVESTGVDLDESLLTGESEPQLKHVGDGVLSGSAVSSGSASVQLTSVGGDSFAARLTAEARRFSLVHSELRSALDRVVRWISLALIPLIAIVLNGQMQARGGWQAAIETGAWEEAVVLAVAAISASVPQGLILMTSIAFAVAAVKLARSQVLVQELAAVEGLARVDVICLDKTGTLTEGDIELLDATPVDADGVVADAVRADALHLQSGAWLAALGWFGHDPNANPTALAVRPHVADPSIGDPALRTSSQIGFSSARRLSAVAFADGALRGTWILGAPESLVTEEAAHAAVVERALETAAMGRRALVLAHAPHPLSPAEAERLELPEARPVAVLGFGEHVRDDAAETLDYFRDQGVEVRIISGDHPRTVGAVARQVGMPLVGDAFDARHLPSDPEALATVLVDHHVLARVTPGQKRGIVESLQALGHTVAMTGDGVNDALALKTADLGIAMGEGAAATKAVARLVLLDGRFSHLPRVVDEGRQVIANIERVSRIFLTKTTYAFTMALLFGVLLLQYPFLPRQLSATDGLTIGIPAFFLALMPAATRYVPGFLFRSLRFTVPSGVTVAVAILATTILGRSMQLDERQVQTAAVLALTVAGLWVLGIACRPFTPVRALIIVVMVAALMVAVTVPLIRDFFEFQLPPADMIGWAVGIGLAASALIEVWHRLAPKLPPAVVRTT
- a CDS encoding DUF2277 domain-containing protein, translated to MCRNITELRGLEPAANDDEVEAAARQYVRKVSGITHPTDRTRDAFERAVAEVAHITQHLLADLPDRRQPPKTVPPLRRPEVQARIAAREAAKASAA
- a CDS encoding adenylate kinase, which codes for MSAATIDDVRRARRILCFGATGSGKSTMAQALGERLRLPVTLVDDLCWDPGWVQRTREQIDASVLPVLDREAFVIDSVYRFHNEHALARVDAIVALDYDRHVSLTRLVRRTARRIRTREPVCNGNVETLRLALAPDSVIFWHFRSWRSKRERMRRWHADASAPPVLLLSRPAEAEALLARL
- a CDS encoding DNA-directed RNA polymerase subunit beta, which produces MADDFHRPTRFSNDWFERVEGDVDPLLRLQLASETAQALLARVRTGADPEVVERLLRLAKVDGIDTVAELWSHARPHSLPGALWRVHLLHALVSQRADEAALLYQRGADALHTAAPVVAGVPAPASPAELRALTETILRGVFAGDFALALERAAAFAVVTAAGAVEAAHLDEATHPERAIDRTRLAASLTDIAGDLTVCARMWRSDSLD